The following proteins are co-located in the Zonotrichia albicollis isolate bZonAlb1 chromosome 1, bZonAlb1.hap1, whole genome shotgun sequence genome:
- the CDCA7L gene encoding cell division cycle-associated 7-like protein isoform X2, translated as MARRGRRRRRGAAAAGTRGKVPKDVASIFNTPSDSEDFPGFQDDASKQSFLSENNCASFDSQESGKEGLQFQSRYLTEELRRIFTEDTDSETEVFEGFASNEVHVSKKEVLTVESDLSDEERNNLLGNEKEEEEEMKKKVSPKRRSFGLRVALQFPTRKSSEKKVPEQALSDLPLKDSESLVPLSKEISLKRSDKVEGSASESEEDIKETQEESSSALLKRAINIKENKAMLAQLLAELNSIPDLFPVKTPSSTPAKQRKTPRRTFSEGPITRRMNPTRTARPPEKFALEKFTVSAVKFAEHICSYRQQNLLKRLSVGDCGVRKRRRSSKYSSHRPVEDITEEDLDNIAITVRDKIYDKVLGSTCHQCRQKTTDTKTICRKQGCGGVRGQFCGPCLRNRYGEDVKSALLDPAWICPPCRGVCNCSYCRRRDGRCATGMLIHLAKFYGYNNVKEYLESLQKQLADDN; from the exons ATGGCGCGgcgcggccggcggcggcggcggggggcagcggcggcggggaCCCGCGGCAAG GTACCCAAGGATGTGGCCAGCATTTTTAATACCCCCAGTGACAGTGAAGATTTTCCAGGATTCCAAGATGATGCTTCCAAACAGAGCTTCTTGTCAGAGAACAACTGTGCTAGTTTTGATTCCCAGGAGTCTGGAAAAGAG GGGCTCCAGTTTCAGTCCAGATACCTCACCGAAGAGCTGCGGAGGATTTTCACTGAGGACACTGACTCTGAAACAGAAGTGTTTGAGGGCTTCGCTTCAAACGAGGTGCATGTGAGCAAGAAAGAAGTTCTG ACAGTGGAGTCAGACTTGAGTGATGAAGAACGCAATAATTTATTGGGTAATGagaaagaagaggaggaagagatgaAGAAGAAGGTTTCCCCCAAGAGAAGAAGCTTTGGCCTTCGTGTTGCTTTACAGTTTCCCACCAGGAAGTCATCTGAGAAAAAAGTGCCTGAACAGGCTTTGTCTGATTTACCTCTAAAGGACAGTGAATCCCTCGTACCTCTTTCAAAAGAAATAAGCCTTAAGCGGTCGGACAAAGTAGAGGGCTCTGCTTCAGAGTCTGAAGAAGACATTAAAGAAACACAGGAGGAAAGTTCCAGTGCACTGCTTAAGAGAGCcataaatattaaagaaaataaagccaTG cttgcccagctgctggcagaaCTGAATTCCATACCGGACCTGTTCCCAGTGAAAACGCCCTCCTCGACTCCTGCA AAACAGAGGAAAACCCCAAGGAGGACATTCTCTGAAGGCCCAATAACACGCCGAATGAACCCAACCAGAACTGCTCGTCCACCAGAAAAATTTGCCTTGGAAAAATTTACTGTGTCAGCTGTCAAATTTGCAGAACACATCTGTAGCTACAGACAACAAAACCTCTTGAAGAGACTCAGTGTG GGGGATTGTGGAGTTCGCAAAAGGAGGAGATCATCCAAGTACTCGTCTCATCGCCCGGTAGAAGACATAACTGAGGAGGACCTGGACAACATTGCAATCACTGTTAGAGACAAAATCTATGACAAAGTTCTT GGTAGTACTTGCCACCAGTGTCGACAGAAGACAACTGATACAAAGACAATCTGTCGCAAGCAGGGCTGTGGAGGGGTCAGGGGGCAGTTCTGTGGGCCCTGTCTTCGAAATCGATATGGTGAAGATGTGAAATCAGCTCTGCTTGATCCA GCCTGGATCTGTCCTCCTTGTCGCGGGGTGTGCAACTGCAGCTACTGCCGCCGGCGGGACGGGCGCTGTGCCACCGGCATGCTCATCCACCTGGCCAAGTTCTATGGCTACAACAATGTCAAGGAGTACCTGGAAAG TTTACAAAAACAACTGGCGGATGACAATTGA
- the CDCA7L gene encoding cell division cycle-associated 7-like protein isoform X1 yields MARRGRRRRRGAAAAGTRGKVPKDVASIFNTPSDSEDFPGFQDDASKQSFLSENNCASFDSQESGKEGLQFQSRYLTEELRRIFTEDTDSETEVFEGFASNEVHVSKKEVLTVESDLSDEERNNLLGNEKEEEEEMKKKVSPKRRSFGLRVALQFPTRKSSEKKVPEQALSDLPLKDSESLVPLSKEISLKRSDKVEGSASESEEDIKETQEESSSALLKRAINIKENKAMLAQLLAELNSIPDLFPVKTPSSTPAKQRKTPRRTFSEGPITRRMNPTRTARPPEKFALEKFTVSAVKFAEHICSYRQQNLLKRLSVQGDCGVRKRRRSSKYSSHRPVEDITEEDLDNIAITVRDKIYDKVLGSTCHQCRQKTTDTKTICRKQGCGGVRGQFCGPCLRNRYGEDVKSALLDPAWICPPCRGVCNCSYCRRRDGRCATGMLIHLAKFYGYNNVKEYLESLQKQLADDN; encoded by the exons ATGGCGCGgcgcggccggcggcggcggcggggggcagcggcggcggggaCCCGCGGCAAG GTACCCAAGGATGTGGCCAGCATTTTTAATACCCCCAGTGACAGTGAAGATTTTCCAGGATTCCAAGATGATGCTTCCAAACAGAGCTTCTTGTCAGAGAACAACTGTGCTAGTTTTGATTCCCAGGAGTCTGGAAAAGAG GGGCTCCAGTTTCAGTCCAGATACCTCACCGAAGAGCTGCGGAGGATTTTCACTGAGGACACTGACTCTGAAACAGAAGTGTTTGAGGGCTTCGCTTCAAACGAGGTGCATGTGAGCAAGAAAGAAGTTCTG ACAGTGGAGTCAGACTTGAGTGATGAAGAACGCAATAATTTATTGGGTAATGagaaagaagaggaggaagagatgaAGAAGAAGGTTTCCCCCAAGAGAAGAAGCTTTGGCCTTCGTGTTGCTTTACAGTTTCCCACCAGGAAGTCATCTGAGAAAAAAGTGCCTGAACAGGCTTTGTCTGATTTACCTCTAAAGGACAGTGAATCCCTCGTACCTCTTTCAAAAGAAATAAGCCTTAAGCGGTCGGACAAAGTAGAGGGCTCTGCTTCAGAGTCTGAAGAAGACATTAAAGAAACACAGGAGGAAAGTTCCAGTGCACTGCTTAAGAGAGCcataaatattaaagaaaataaagccaTG cttgcccagctgctggcagaaCTGAATTCCATACCGGACCTGTTCCCAGTGAAAACGCCCTCCTCGACTCCTGCA AAACAGAGGAAAACCCCAAGGAGGACATTCTCTGAAGGCCCAATAACACGCCGAATGAACCCAACCAGAACTGCTCGTCCACCAGAAAAATTTGCCTTGGAAAAATTTACTGTGTCAGCTGTCAAATTTGCAGAACACATCTGTAGCTACAGACAACAAAACCTCTTGAAGAGACTCAGTGTG CAGGGGGATTGTGGAGTTCGCAAAAGGAGGAGATCATCCAAGTACTCGTCTCATCGCCCGGTAGAAGACATAACTGAGGAGGACCTGGACAACATTGCAATCACTGTTAGAGACAAAATCTATGACAAAGTTCTT GGTAGTACTTGCCACCAGTGTCGACAGAAGACAACTGATACAAAGACAATCTGTCGCAAGCAGGGCTGTGGAGGGGTCAGGGGGCAGTTCTGTGGGCCCTGTCTTCGAAATCGATATGGTGAAGATGTGAAATCAGCTCTGCTTGATCCA GCCTGGATCTGTCCTCCTTGTCGCGGGGTGTGCAACTGCAGCTACTGCCGCCGGCGGGACGGGCGCTGTGCCACCGGCATGCTCATCCACCTGGCCAAGTTCTATGGCTACAACAATGTCAAGGAGTACCTGGAAAG TTTACAAAAACAACTGGCGGATGACAATTGA
- the CDCA7L gene encoding cell division cycle-associated 7-like protein isoform X3, with protein sequence MGGSLKLMFIYLVPKDVASIFNTPSDSEDFPGFQDDASKQSFLSENNCASFDSQESGKEGLQFQSRYLTEELRRIFTEDTDSETEVFEGFASNEVHVSKKEVLTVESDLSDEERNNLLGNEKEEEEEMKKKVSPKRRSFGLRVALQFPTRKSSEKKVPEQALSDLPLKDSESLVPLSKEISLKRSDKVEGSASESEEDIKETQEESSSALLKRAINIKENKAMLAQLLAELNSIPDLFPVKTPSSTPAKQRKTPRRTFSEGPITRRMNPTRTARPPEKFALEKFTVSAVKFAEHICSYRQQNLLKRLSVQGDCGVRKRRRSSKYSSHRPVEDITEEDLDNIAITVRDKIYDKVLGSTCHQCRQKTTDTKTICRKQGCGGVRGQFCGPCLRNRYGEDVKSALLDPAWICPPCRGVCNCSYCRRRDGRCATGMLIHLAKFYGYNNVKEYLESLQKQLADDN encoded by the exons GTACCCAAGGATGTGGCCAGCATTTTTAATACCCCCAGTGACAGTGAAGATTTTCCAGGATTCCAAGATGATGCTTCCAAACAGAGCTTCTTGTCAGAGAACAACTGTGCTAGTTTTGATTCCCAGGAGTCTGGAAAAGAG GGGCTCCAGTTTCAGTCCAGATACCTCACCGAAGAGCTGCGGAGGATTTTCACTGAGGACACTGACTCTGAAACAGAAGTGTTTGAGGGCTTCGCTTCAAACGAGGTGCATGTGAGCAAGAAAGAAGTTCTG ACAGTGGAGTCAGACTTGAGTGATGAAGAACGCAATAATTTATTGGGTAATGagaaagaagaggaggaagagatgaAGAAGAAGGTTTCCCCCAAGAGAAGAAGCTTTGGCCTTCGTGTTGCTTTACAGTTTCCCACCAGGAAGTCATCTGAGAAAAAAGTGCCTGAACAGGCTTTGTCTGATTTACCTCTAAAGGACAGTGAATCCCTCGTACCTCTTTCAAAAGAAATAAGCCTTAAGCGGTCGGACAAAGTAGAGGGCTCTGCTTCAGAGTCTGAAGAAGACATTAAAGAAACACAGGAGGAAAGTTCCAGTGCACTGCTTAAGAGAGCcataaatattaaagaaaataaagccaTG cttgcccagctgctggcagaaCTGAATTCCATACCGGACCTGTTCCCAGTGAAAACGCCCTCCTCGACTCCTGCA AAACAGAGGAAAACCCCAAGGAGGACATTCTCTGAAGGCCCAATAACACGCCGAATGAACCCAACCAGAACTGCTCGTCCACCAGAAAAATTTGCCTTGGAAAAATTTACTGTGTCAGCTGTCAAATTTGCAGAACACATCTGTAGCTACAGACAACAAAACCTCTTGAAGAGACTCAGTGTG CAGGGGGATTGTGGAGTTCGCAAAAGGAGGAGATCATCCAAGTACTCGTCTCATCGCCCGGTAGAAGACATAACTGAGGAGGACCTGGACAACATTGCAATCACTGTTAGAGACAAAATCTATGACAAAGTTCTT GGTAGTACTTGCCACCAGTGTCGACAGAAGACAACTGATACAAAGACAATCTGTCGCAAGCAGGGCTGTGGAGGGGTCAGGGGGCAGTTCTGTGGGCCCTGTCTTCGAAATCGATATGGTGAAGATGTGAAATCAGCTCTGCTTGATCCA GCCTGGATCTGTCCTCCTTGTCGCGGGGTGTGCAACTGCAGCTACTGCCGCCGGCGGGACGGGCGCTGTGCCACCGGCATGCTCATCCACCTGGCCAAGTTCTATGGCTACAACAATGTCAAGGAGTACCTGGAAAG TTTACAAAAACAACTGGCGGATGACAATTGA
- the CDCA7L gene encoding cell division cycle-associated 7-like protein isoform X4, with amino-acid sequence MARRGRRRRRGAAAAGTRGKVPKDVASIFNTPSDSEDFPGFQDDASKQSFLSENNCASFDSQESGKEGLQFQSRYLTEELRRIFTEDTDSETEVFEGFASNETVESDLSDEERNNLLGNEKEEEEEMKKKVSPKRRSFGLRVALQFPTRKSSEKKVPEQALSDLPLKDSESLVPLSKEISLKRSDKVEGSASESEEDIKETQEESSSALLKRAINIKENKAMLAQLLAELNSIPDLFPVKTPSSTPAKQRKTPRRTFSEGPITRRMNPTRTARPPEKFALEKFTVSAVKFAEHICSYRQQNLLKRLSVQGDCGVRKRRRSSKYSSHRPVEDITEEDLDNIAITVRDKIYDKVLGSTCHQCRQKTTDTKTICRKQGCGGVRGQFCGPCLRNRYGEDVKSALLDPAWICPPCRGVCNCSYCRRRDGRCATGMLIHLAKFYGYNNVKEYLESLQKQLADDN; translated from the exons ATGGCGCGgcgcggccggcggcggcggcggggggcagcggcggcggggaCCCGCGGCAAG GTACCCAAGGATGTGGCCAGCATTTTTAATACCCCCAGTGACAGTGAAGATTTTCCAGGATTCCAAGATGATGCTTCCAAACAGAGCTTCTTGTCAGAGAACAACTGTGCTAGTTTTGATTCCCAGGAGTCTGGAAAAGAG GGGCTCCAGTTTCAGTCCAGATACCTCACCGAAGAGCTGCGGAGGATTTTCACTGAGGACACTGACTCTGAAACAGAAGTGTTTGAGGGCTTCGCTTCAAACGAG ACAGTGGAGTCAGACTTGAGTGATGAAGAACGCAATAATTTATTGGGTAATGagaaagaagaggaggaagagatgaAGAAGAAGGTTTCCCCCAAGAGAAGAAGCTTTGGCCTTCGTGTTGCTTTACAGTTTCCCACCAGGAAGTCATCTGAGAAAAAAGTGCCTGAACAGGCTTTGTCTGATTTACCTCTAAAGGACAGTGAATCCCTCGTACCTCTTTCAAAAGAAATAAGCCTTAAGCGGTCGGACAAAGTAGAGGGCTCTGCTTCAGAGTCTGAAGAAGACATTAAAGAAACACAGGAGGAAAGTTCCAGTGCACTGCTTAAGAGAGCcataaatattaaagaaaataaagccaTG cttgcccagctgctggcagaaCTGAATTCCATACCGGACCTGTTCCCAGTGAAAACGCCCTCCTCGACTCCTGCA AAACAGAGGAAAACCCCAAGGAGGACATTCTCTGAAGGCCCAATAACACGCCGAATGAACCCAACCAGAACTGCTCGTCCACCAGAAAAATTTGCCTTGGAAAAATTTACTGTGTCAGCTGTCAAATTTGCAGAACACATCTGTAGCTACAGACAACAAAACCTCTTGAAGAGACTCAGTGTG CAGGGGGATTGTGGAGTTCGCAAAAGGAGGAGATCATCCAAGTACTCGTCTCATCGCCCGGTAGAAGACATAACTGAGGAGGACCTGGACAACATTGCAATCACTGTTAGAGACAAAATCTATGACAAAGTTCTT GGTAGTACTTGCCACCAGTGTCGACAGAAGACAACTGATACAAAGACAATCTGTCGCAAGCAGGGCTGTGGAGGGGTCAGGGGGCAGTTCTGTGGGCCCTGTCTTCGAAATCGATATGGTGAAGATGTGAAATCAGCTCTGCTTGATCCA GCCTGGATCTGTCCTCCTTGTCGCGGGGTGTGCAACTGCAGCTACTGCCGCCGGCGGGACGGGCGCTGTGCCACCGGCATGCTCATCCACCTGGCCAAGTTCTATGGCTACAACAATGTCAAGGAGTACCTGGAAAG TTTACAAAAACAACTGGCGGATGACAATTGA